From a single Cytophagales bacterium WSM2-2 genomic region:
- the natA gene encoding ABC transporter ATP-binding protein: protein MEALIAKGVSKRYAEHTALDNVSITIPEKTIYGLLGPNGAGKTTLIRIINQIINKDQGEIIVFGEPLKPGHVENIGYLPEERGLYKKMKVGDQLLYLAQLKGLSRKDALARIKVWLEKFEIKDWWNKKVEDLSKGMAQKVQFISTVLHEPKLIILDEPFSGFDPVNAQLITEKILELKENGSTIIFSTHRMETVESLCDHIALINKSKKILEGPKKQVKEQYRSNTFIVEHRDNHFTLPSDKYELKKQDVIEGNFYSSTIIAKNGIKGNQLIRELIDITDVYSFQEKLPTMADIFISLVKGEGDNALKKHLLEA, encoded by the coding sequence GTGGAAGCCTTAATAGCCAAAGGAGTGTCGAAGCGTTACGCGGAGCACACTGCACTCGACAACGTTAGCATCACTATTCCTGAAAAAACAATTTACGGTCTGCTGGGGCCAAATGGAGCCGGTAAAACAACCCTCATTCGAATTATCAACCAGATCATTAACAAAGATCAGGGAGAAATAATCGTCTTTGGAGAGCCGCTTAAGCCCGGGCACGTAGAAAATATCGGCTACCTCCCGGAAGAACGCGGGTTATACAAGAAAATGAAAGTAGGCGATCAGTTGCTTTACCTGGCACAATTGAAAGGTCTTAGCCGCAAGGATGCATTGGCCAGAATAAAAGTCTGGCTCGAAAAATTTGAAATTAAAGACTGGTGGAATAAAAAAGTGGAAGACCTGAGCAAGGGTATGGCCCAAAAAGTACAATTCATCAGTACGGTTTTGCATGAGCCCAAACTCATCATTCTGGATGAACCCTTTTCCGGTTTCGATCCCGTCAATGCGCAATTGATCACCGAAAAAATCCTGGAGTTGAAGGAAAATGGAAGCACTATCATTTTCTCCACACACCGCATGGAAACTGTAGAATCACTTTGCGACCACATTGCATTGATTAATAAGTCGAAGAAAATTCTGGAGGGTCCGAAGAAGCAAGTGAAGGAGCAATACCGGTCAAATACATTCATTGTTGAACACCGCGACAACCATTTTACCTTGCCTTCCGATAAGTATGAATTGAAAAAGCAGGATGTGATTGAAGGGAATTTCTACTCGTCTACCATCATCGCAAAGAATGGTATTAAAGGCAATCAGTTGATTCGTGAATTGATTGATATCACTGACGTCTATAGCTTTCAGGAAAAACTTCCGACCATGGCGGATATTTTCATCAGCCTGGTTAAAGGCGAAGGCGATAACGCTTTGAAAAAGCATTTGCTGGAAGCATAA
- the ispD gene encoding 2-C-methyl-D-erythritol 4-phosphate cytidylyltransferase yields MKEHALIVAGGKGTRIKSELPKQFIELNGKPILLYTLEAFFNYSDKIAVVLVLPEDDFEKWNSICKKFNVNLPITIQKGGETRFQSVKNGLSRMDGEGLVAIHDGVRPLVSSDLIGASFRLAAVHGSAVAAVRLKESIRVTDQDNTRAVDRALYKLIQTPQTFNLQLIKKAYETKEDPSLTDDASVAERSGHKISLFEGSYQNIKITTPEDLVVVEALMKSPK; encoded by the coding sequence TTGAAAGAACACGCACTCATCGTTGCCGGAGGCAAGGGCACTCGCATTAAAAGCGAATTGCCAAAGCAGTTTATCGAATTAAACGGCAAGCCTATTCTGCTTTATACGCTGGAAGCATTCTTTAACTATTCCGATAAAATAGCTGTCGTATTGGTTTTGCCTGAAGACGATTTCGAGAAATGGAATTCAATCTGTAAAAAATTTAATGTCAATCTTCCCATTACAATTCAAAAAGGCGGTGAGACAAGATTTCAGTCAGTGAAAAATGGGCTCAGCAGAATGGATGGCGAAGGCCTTGTCGCAATTCACGATGGCGTGCGTCCGTTGGTCAGTTCCGATCTGATTGGCGCTTCATTCCGGCTAGCGGCTGTACACGGATCAGCAGTGGCGGCAGTGCGGCTAAAGGAATCCATTCGTGTCACTGACCAGGACAATACGAGAGCTGTTGATCGGGCCCTCTATAAATTAATCCAGACGCCACAGACGTTTAATTTACAACTAATCAAGAAAGCCTACGAGACAAAAGAAGATCCAAGCCTGACGGATGATGCCAGCGTAGCGGAACGGTCGGGTCATAAGATTTCCCTATTTGAAGGGAGTTATCAGAATATTAAGATCACCACGCCTGAGGATTTGGTTGTGGTTGAAGCCTTAATGAAATCCCCCAAATAA
- the natB gene encoding ABC transporter permease: MNKVWLIIQREFLIRVRKKSFLIATILVPLIFPAIIGGLVYIMMKEVESAKPDTVMIVDESGLINLDSTKNTKRFHFVPLQNPLEQAKKVYNETKDFALLYIPKFEINKPEGMVIYTQENPSIEKVNDLESILAERVRDLKLQDFKIDKEVLKNLRTSINLKQINLSKTGEEKSSNSGILYGLGFVLGIMIYIFVLVYGIQIMQGVIDEKTSKVVEVIVSSVKPFQLMLGKIVGIAAVGLTQFLIWIVLITFLSSGVLGYFGLKMPQKQAMEQVSKKIQDEEVKQAMNQQTPKINELLGNLSEIPFFKIAFVFAFYFLGGFLLYGALFAAVGSAVESIQESQQFQFPITLPLLIGYFGLFMFILRDPHGSVSFWLSVIPFTSPVAMVGRIAFDVPTWQLLLSMVMLVAGFIFTTWVAGRVYRVGILMTGTKVNWKVLAKWFMLRE, encoded by the coding sequence ATGAACAAAGTTTGGTTGATCATCCAGCGTGAATTTTTGATACGGGTAAGGAAAAAATCTTTCCTCATTGCCACAATCCTCGTTCCGTTGATTTTTCCGGCCATCATTGGTGGCCTGGTGTACATCATGATGAAGGAGGTGGAATCAGCGAAGCCGGATACCGTTATGATCGTTGACGAAAGCGGCTTGATCAATCTCGATAGTACCAAGAATACCAAGCGATTTCACTTTGTGCCGCTACAAAATCCGCTGGAGCAAGCTAAAAAAGTATACAACGAAACAAAGGATTTTGCTCTTCTCTACATTCCCAAGTTTGAAATCAACAAACCGGAAGGTATGGTGATTTACACACAGGAAAATCCGAGCATCGAGAAAGTAAACGACCTCGAGTCGATTCTTGCCGAGCGGGTAAGAGACTTGAAACTTCAGGATTTCAAAATAGACAAAGAGGTGTTAAAAAATCTTCGAACAAGTATCAATCTGAAGCAGATTAATCTCAGTAAAACGGGAGAAGAGAAATCAAGCAACTCAGGAATTCTTTATGGCCTTGGATTTGTCCTGGGTATCATGATTTACATTTTCGTTTTGGTCTATGGAATCCAGATTATGCAGGGAGTAATTGACGAGAAGACTTCGAAAGTGGTGGAAGTAATCGTTTCATCAGTGAAGCCTTTTCAACTCATGCTTGGAAAAATTGTCGGTATAGCTGCTGTAGGGCTGACCCAGTTTCTGATCTGGATCGTTCTCATCACTTTCCTTTCTTCCGGGGTACTGGGTTATTTTGGCCTCAAGATGCCACAAAAGCAAGCTATGGAGCAGGTGAGTAAAAAAATTCAGGATGAAGAAGTGAAACAGGCAATGAACCAGCAAACTCCGAAAATCAATGAATTGCTAGGCAACCTGAGTGAAATTCCTTTTTTCAAAATCGCATTTGTCTTTGCTTTCTATTTCCTTGGAGGGTTCCTGTTATACGGAGCGCTATTCGCTGCTGTCGGTTCGGCTGTAGAATCGATACAGGAATCGCAGCAGTTTCAGTTTCCAATTACGCTTCCTTTACTGATCGGGTATTTTGGACTGTTCATGTTCATACTCCGTGATCCGCATGGTTCCGTGAGCTTCTGGCTTTCTGTGATACCGTTCACATCACCTGTAGCGATGGTTGGAAGAATTGCCTTTGACGTGCCAACCTGGCAATTACTCTTATCCATGGTCATGCTGGTTGCAGGTTTTATTTTCACCACATGGGTTGCAGGCCGTGTTTACCGAGTCGGTATTCTTATGACCGGAACCAAAGTGAATTGGAAAGTACTGGCAAAGTGGTTCATGCTTCGCGAATAG
- the dnaJ gene encoding chaperone protein DnaJ: protein MATKRDYYEVLGVSKTASADEIKKAYRKTAIQFHPDKNPGNKEAEEKFKEAAEAYEVLSDAQKRAQYDRFGHARPGGGGGFQGHEMNMDDIFSQFGDIFGGGFDSFFGGGGGRSRGRKGSNLRIKLKLTLDEIASGVEKKIKVNRLVQASGVTYKNCSTCQGHGQVRKVVNTMLGQMVSTTTCPTCNGAGQIIDKRPAGVDSSGLVSKEDTITVKIPAGVAEGMQLSMAGKGNDAPGSGTAGDLLILIEEVEDAQLKRDGNNIVYDLHITFIDAALGTSVEVPSIGGKVRLKIDPGTQSGKILRLRGKGVKDINGYGHGDQLIYVNVWTPKKLTAEEKTKLESLRSSPNFQPQPDADEKGFFERMKEYFA, encoded by the coding sequence ATGGCAACCAAAAGAGATTATTATGAAGTGCTGGGCGTTAGCAAGACTGCCTCAGCAGATGAGATAAAAAAAGCGTATCGCAAAACTGCTATTCAGTTTCACCCAGACAAAAATCCGGGTAACAAAGAAGCCGAAGAGAAATTTAAAGAAGCTGCCGAAGCCTATGAGGTACTGAGCGATGCTCAAAAGCGCGCCCAGTATGATCGCTTCGGTCACGCACGTCCTGGCGGTGGTGGCGGGTTCCAGGGACATGAGATGAATATGGATGACATCTTCAGCCAATTCGGGGATATTTTTGGCGGTGGATTCGATAGTTTTTTCGGAGGTGGTGGTGGCCGGTCACGAGGACGTAAGGGTTCCAATCTGAGGATTAAACTGAAGCTGACGCTCGATGAAATTGCCAGCGGTGTCGAGAAAAAAATAAAAGTGAATCGGCTTGTACAGGCGAGCGGGGTCACCTACAAAAATTGCAGCACGTGCCAGGGCCACGGCCAGGTGCGAAAAGTGGTAAATACCATGCTGGGTCAAATGGTGTCAACAACGACCTGCCCTACCTGCAACGGTGCCGGCCAGATTATTGACAAAAGACCTGCCGGGGTTGACAGCTCTGGATTGGTTTCGAAAGAAGATACGATCACTGTCAAGATTCCGGCAGGTGTGGCAGAAGGAATGCAACTGTCAATGGCAGGAAAAGGAAACGATGCCCCCGGTAGCGGCACTGCCGGAGACCTGCTTATCCTGATAGAAGAAGTAGAAGATGCACAACTCAAGCGCGATGGAAACAACATCGTTTACGACCTGCATATCACGTTTATTGATGCTGCCTTGGGCACCTCCGTGGAGGTACCATCTATTGGTGGGAAAGTGCGACTGAAAATAGACCCGGGTACCCAGAGCGGCAAGATTCTTCGCTTACGCGGAAAAGGTGTCAAAGATATCAATGGATATGGCCATGGCGACCAGCTGATTTATGTCAACGTCTGGACTCCAAAAAAGCTGACAGCTGAAGAAAAAACCAAGCTCGAATCACTTCGCTCATCCCCCAATTTCCAGCCCCAGCCTGATGCTGACGAAAAGGGCTTCTTCGAGCGAATGAAGGAGTATTTTGCTTAA
- the porY gene encoding two-component sensor histidine kinase, whose amino-acid sequence MKASLPSVEFYQDNFNLKWIILAVSVIISIGSIYFTNVLVGRLKERERNQVKLFAKALEYTINETNNDILFITEEILYKNNSIPTINVDSAGTILYYSNIAVDSSWSTKKRQTFLQSELADMKDAYPPIEIMLKDPKTQEVFDKQYVYYKNSFLLTQLTAYPYIQLFVLAIFGFISYLAFNYSRTAEQNRVWVGLAKETAHQLGTPLSSLMAWVEVLRDDPDIHNKGIVDELDKDVRKLQVVTERFSSIGSTPSLRNENIYQLVNRVVGYLQPRVSSKINIEVYALSENIHAMVHPPLFEWVLENLCKNAVDAIGSTGTIAIKILRGNNNKVLIDVSDTGKGIPKPLISSVFKPGFTTKKRGWGLGLTLAKRIIEIYHQGRIFVKSSEENVGTTFRLEVNSVQS is encoded by the coding sequence ATGAAGGCTTCCCTTCCTTCCGTTGAATTCTACCAGGACAACTTCAACCTGAAGTGGATCATCCTTGCCGTTTCCGTAATTATCAGCATTGGGTCTATCTATTTTACCAATGTTCTGGTGGGTCGCCTGAAGGAGCGCGAACGCAACCAGGTGAAGCTCTTTGCCAAAGCGCTAGAATACACGATCAACGAAACTAATAATGATATACTCTTCATTACCGAAGAGATTCTTTACAAAAACAACTCCATTCCAACCATTAATGTAGATAGTGCCGGCACTATCCTTTATTACAGCAACATCGCGGTAGACTCTTCCTGGAGCACAAAAAAACGACAGACATTCCTGCAATCAGAATTGGCTGACATGAAGGATGCGTATCCGCCAATTGAGATCATGCTCAAAGACCCCAAGACGCAGGAAGTCTTTGACAAGCAATACGTCTACTACAAAAATTCTTTTTTGCTAACTCAACTGACAGCTTATCCTTACATCCAGCTTTTCGTTTTGGCCATATTCGGGTTTATATCTTACCTGGCTTTCAATTATTCCAGAACGGCAGAACAAAACCGTGTGTGGGTTGGTCTCGCCAAAGAAACTGCTCATCAACTGGGAACTCCGCTGTCCTCTTTGATGGCGTGGGTAGAAGTACTACGTGATGACCCTGATATACACAACAAAGGAATTGTCGATGAGTTGGACAAGGACGTTCGTAAACTGCAAGTCGTAACCGAGCGTTTCTCCAGTATTGGTTCTACGCCATCACTACGAAATGAGAATATTTATCAATTGGTAAACCGCGTGGTAGGGTATTTGCAACCAAGAGTCTCGTCTAAGATTAACATTGAGGTTTATGCTTTGTCAGAGAACATCCATGCGATGGTCCACCCACCGCTGTTCGAATGGGTGCTTGAAAACCTTTGCAAAAATGCAGTCGATGCAATCGGAAGCACAGGAACCATCGCCATAAAAATTCTCCGAGGCAACAACAACAAAGTACTTATCGATGTTTCTGATACAGGTAAAGGAATACCCAAGCCATTAATTTCCAGTGTTTTTAAACCGGGTTTCACAACTAAGAAGAGAGGCTGGGGACTGGGACTTACGTTAGCCAAGCGCATCATTGAAATTTATCACCAGGGAAGAATTTTTGTCAAGTCCTCTGAAGAAAACGTAGGCACTACGTTCAGGCTGGAAGTAAACAGTGTACAAAGTTAG
- a CDS encoding ABC transporter permease, whose amino-acid sequence MLTLRLISESLGFAWRALKSNILRTVLSLLGVTIGIFSIIAVLTLVDSLERNIRDSFNFLGSNVIYLDKWPFTGGNSRDWWKDFIRRPNVSYSEYKFLKANLKTGSHVCIYGVANEITVKSGSNGINKIGLRGVSLDFENIREVNIEKGRYLTNDEIDGGRNVVMIGYEVAKALFPKLDNPVGQYVKIKNLRYKVIGVSKKQGESFLGVTSSDYECIIPYDSFRKLYSTGTGRWNELGSHIGLKGFDNDIGLVLLENEVRGVMRVKRGLKPSQKDNFTLNRPEAIANAIAGVFDVLSTAGWIIGGFSMLVGGFGIANIMFVSVKERTSIIGLQKSLGAKNYFILFQFLFESVLLSLIGGLSGLFLVWLLTLAPFGSLQVVLSVPNIILGLGVSSIIGLVAGIVPAAVAARLDPVIAIRAN is encoded by the coding sequence ATGCTTACCCTTCGATTGATATCTGAAAGCCTTGGATTTGCCTGGCGGGCTTTAAAGTCGAACATTTTGCGGACCGTTTTGTCCTTGCTCGGAGTAACTATCGGCATTTTCTCGATCATCGCTGTGCTTACGCTGGTCGACTCCTTAGAGAGAAATATTCGCGACAGTTTCAATTTCCTTGGATCCAATGTGATTTACCTGGACAAGTGGCCATTCACAGGTGGTAATTCTCGTGACTGGTGGAAGGATTTTATTCGCAGACCAAATGTTTCCTATAGCGAATACAAATTTCTCAAAGCGAACCTTAAAACAGGCAGTCACGTCTGTATTTATGGTGTAGCCAACGAGATTACTGTCAAATCCGGAAGTAATGGGATCAATAAAATCGGATTGAGAGGAGTATCACTTGATTTCGAAAATATCCGCGAAGTAAATATTGAAAAGGGACGCTATCTCACCAATGATGAAATCGATGGTGGAAGAAATGTGGTGATGATCGGATATGAGGTTGCAAAAGCCTTGTTCCCTAAACTCGACAATCCTGTCGGCCAATATGTGAAGATCAAGAACCTTCGCTACAAGGTAATCGGTGTATCGAAAAAGCAAGGTGAAAGTTTTTTGGGCGTAACCAGCAGTGACTACGAATGTATTATTCCTTATGATTCGTTCAGGAAATTGTATAGTACAGGGACGGGCAGGTGGAATGAGCTAGGATCACACATTGGCCTGAAGGGTTTTGACAATGATATTGGTCTCGTCCTCCTGGAGAATGAAGTTCGTGGAGTCATGCGTGTAAAACGCGGATTGAAACCTTCTCAGAAAGATAATTTTACACTCAATCGACCGGAAGCCATTGCCAACGCCATAGCGGGTGTATTTGATGTGTTGAGCACTGCCGGTTGGATTATCGGAGGCTTTTCCATGTTGGTCGGCGGATTTGGTATTGCGAATATCATGTTTGTGTCAGTGAAGGAGCGAACCAGTATCATCGGGTTGCAGAAATCACTTGGTGCGAAAAATTATTTCATTCTGTTTCAATTTCTTTTTGAATCGGTGTTGCTCAGTTTGATCGGAGGTTTGTCAGGACTGTTTTTAGTCTGGCTCCTGACGCTGGCCCCGTTCGGAAGCTTGCAAGTAGTATTGTCAGTTCCGAATATCATTTTGGGTCTGGGAGTATCCTCAATCATTGGCTTGGTGGCTGGAATTGTTCCCGCTGCTGTGGCTGCACGTCTTGATCCTGTAATAGCCATTCGCGCCAATTAA
- the grpE gene encoding protein GrpE, whose protein sequence is MENNVHPEPELEKHEESMPEGTPLQTPEPAGEEKKESQVDPLKKLQDELAEAKDKNMRLYAEFDNFRKRNAKERLELISSANEQLLKALLPVIDDFERAEKSFKDKNDKESEGFFLIQNKFRKVLEQYSVKVMEVAQGSDFNPDLHEAITQIPTPDNKLKGKVVDVVEKGFLLNDKVIRFAKVVVGN, encoded by the coding sequence ATGGAAAATAATGTGCACCCTGAGCCGGAACTGGAAAAACACGAGGAATCCATGCCTGAAGGCACCCCTCTGCAAACTCCCGAGCCCGCAGGCGAGGAAAAAAAGGAATCGCAGGTAGATCCTTTAAAGAAATTACAGGACGAATTGGCAGAAGCCAAGGATAAGAATATGCGCCTCTATGCCGAATTTGACAATTTCCGGAAGCGCAATGCAAAAGAAAGACTGGAATTGATTTCGTCTGCCAACGAGCAGTTGTTGAAAGCCCTCTTGCCTGTAATCGATGATTTCGAACGTGCTGAAAAATCATTCAAGGATAAAAATGATAAAGAGTCAGAAGGCTTCTTTCTGATCCAGAATAAGTTCAGGAAAGTGCTTGAACAATACAGTGTCAAAGTCATGGAGGTAGCTCAGGGTTCTGATTTTAATCCTGACCTGCATGAAGCCATCACTCAAATTCCCACCCCTGACAACAAACTAAAAGGCAAGGTGGTTGACGTAGTTGAAAAAGGATTTTTATTAAATGATAAAGTCATTCGCTTTGCGAAAGTCGTTGTAGGCAACTAA
- a CDS encoding ABC transporter permease: protein MLAIRLIFESLGFAWRALKSNLLRTVLSLLGVTIGIFSIIAVLTLVDSLKKNIVDSLNFLGTDVIYVHKWPWGAGGKGRDWWKEYIKRPNSSYAEYRFLKANMQTSQVVSIYAESEQNTVKAGSNGINKIEIDGASPDYDKLFEINIEKGRYLTNGEVEGGRNVAVIGHEVAKALYPKLENPVGEYIKIKNLRYKIVGVIKREGESFMGFSSKDYICIIPYDSFRKIFQTGTGRWNELGSVIGLKGFRSDVGLVELENEARGLLRVKRGLKPEKKDNFTMNRPEAVAKSLDGVFDVLGVAGWIIGGFSMLVGGFGIANIMFVSVKERTSIIGLQKSLGAKNYFILFQFLFESIFLSLIGGLTGLFLVWLLTFAPFGTLKVVLSVKNIILGLGVSSVIGLVAGIVPAAVAARLDPVIAIRAN, encoded by the coding sequence ATGCTTGCTATTCGTCTGATTTTTGAGAGCCTCGGTTTTGCCTGGAGGGCGTTGAAGTCAAATCTACTTCGCACTGTTCTTTCGCTGCTGGGTGTTACCATCGGGATTTTTTCAATTATCGCAGTGCTCACTTTAGTTGATTCGCTAAAGAAAAACATTGTGGATAGCTTGAACTTCCTGGGTACGGATGTGATCTACGTCCACAAGTGGCCATGGGGTGCCGGTGGGAAAGGCCGCGACTGGTGGAAGGAGTACATCAAACGTCCCAATTCATCCTATGCAGAGTATCGCTTTTTGAAGGCCAACATGCAGACAAGTCAGGTTGTTAGCATTTATGCAGAGTCAGAGCAGAATACAGTGAAGGCGGGAAGTAATGGAATTAATAAAATTGAAATAGACGGAGCGTCTCCTGACTATGACAAGCTGTTTGAAATCAATATTGAGAAAGGTCGCTACCTGACTAATGGCGAAGTCGAAGGTGGAAGAAATGTAGCTGTCATTGGCCATGAAGTTGCGAAGGCACTTTATCCAAAATTGGAGAACCCGGTAGGGGAGTACATCAAAATAAAAAACCTTCGCTACAAAATTGTTGGGGTTATCAAGAGAGAAGGAGAAAGCTTCATGGGTTTTTCAAGCAAAGACTACATCTGCATTATTCCTTATGATTCTTTCAGGAAAATTTTTCAGACCGGTACCGGAAGATGGAATGAACTTGGCTCAGTTATCGGACTAAAAGGATTTAGAAGCGATGTTGGGTTAGTCGAACTTGAAAACGAAGCACGCGGTCTGCTTCGGGTGAAGAGAGGTCTTAAACCGGAGAAGAAAGACAACTTCACCATGAACCGCCCCGAGGCTGTTGCAAAATCACTGGATGGCGTTTTCGATGTGCTGGGGGTTGCCGGCTGGATCATCGGTGGATTCTCTATGCTGGTGGGAGGATTTGGAATCGCCAACATTATGTTTGTATCGGTAAAAGAACGCACCAGCATCATCGGCTTGCAGAAATCACTTGGCGCTAAGAACTACTTTATTCTATTTCAATTTTTATTTGAATCCATTTTTCTTAGCCTTATTGGTGGATTGACCGGGTTGTTCCTGGTGTGGTTATTAACGTTTGCTCCTTTCGGAACATTGAAAGTGGTTCTCTCAGTAAAGAATATTATTCTGGGCCTTGGCGTATCTTCAGTGATCGGCTTGGTAGCTGGTATCGTGCCTGCCGCTGTTGCTGCGCGTCTTGATCCTGTGATTGCAATCCGGGCGAATTAG
- the queA_1 gene encoding S-adenosylmethionine:tRNA ribosyltransferase-isomerase translates to MKLSEFKFDLPNSLIAAHPAENRDDARMMVLHRNTGKIEHKVFKDIVNYFSEGDIMVANDTMVFPARLYGRKEKTGAKIEVFLLRELNAEMHLWDVLVDPARKIRVGNKLYFGDGTLVAEVIDNTTSRGRTIRFLFDGDSVAFDKVVESLGETPLPKYIKRKVEPADKERFQTIFAKNKGAVSAPTAGMHFTKQLVKRLQLKGVDMTYVTLHIGLGTFRAVDVEDLTKHKMDSENFIVGSEAVKRVNNALDNKNRVCAIGTTAMRSLESAVSANNRLKEREGWTDRFIFPPYDFKICNAMVTNFQQPESTLLMMAAAFGGYDQVMKAYETAKKEKYKFLTYGDALLIV, encoded by the coding sequence ATGAAGTTATCCGAATTTAAGTTCGACCTGCCGAACAGCCTTATTGCAGCCCATCCAGCCGAGAACAGAGACGATGCACGAATGATGGTGTTACACCGGAACACCGGAAAAATTGAACATAAAGTATTTAAGGACATTGTCAATTATTTCAGTGAAGGTGATATCATGGTGGCCAACGACACTATGGTTTTCCCGGCACGCTTGTATGGTCGCAAGGAAAAGACAGGTGCCAAGATTGAAGTGTTCTTGTTACGCGAATTGAATGCAGAAATGCACTTGTGGGATGTACTGGTAGACCCGGCTCGTAAAATCCGCGTAGGCAATAAACTCTATTTTGGTGATGGTACTCTCGTTGCGGAGGTCATCGACAACACAACATCACGAGGCAGAACCATCCGTTTTCTTTTTGACGGAGATTCTGTGGCCTTCGACAAAGTAGTTGAATCCTTAGGCGAGACGCCCCTTCCCAAATACATTAAAAGGAAAGTTGAACCCGCTGATAAAGAACGTTTTCAGACCATTTTTGCAAAGAATAAAGGAGCGGTATCGGCACCTACTGCCGGAATGCACTTTACCAAGCAATTGGTAAAACGCCTCCAGCTGAAAGGTGTTGACATGACTTATGTAACTCTGCATATTGGCTTAGGTACTTTCCGGGCTGTGGATGTTGAAGATCTCACCAAACACAAAATGGACTCCGAGAATTTTATTGTCGGATCTGAGGCGGTGAAAAGAGTCAACAACGCACTTGATAATAAAAACAGAGTGTGCGCTATCGGAACAACGGCCATGCGCTCACTTGAATCTGCTGTGTCTGCCAACAACCGTCTGAAGGAACGCGAAGGCTGGACGGACCGGTTCATCTTCCCTCCTTACGATTTCAAAATCTGCAATGCGATGGTTACCAACTTTCAGCAACCGGAGTCAACCTTATTGATGATGGCAGCTGCTTTTGGCGGATATGACCAGGTGATGAAGGCCTATGAGACAGCAAAGAAAGAGAAATACAAATTCCTTACTTACGGTGATGCTTTGCTGATCGTGTAA
- a CDS encoding ABC transporter permease, which produces MLAFRLILESLGFAWRALRSNLLRTILSLLGVTIGIFSIIAVLTLVDSLQKNILDSLNFLGSDVIYVEKWPWTGGNSRDWWKEYIKRPNVSFDEYRFLKANMKQARTISIFADVQPIVVKSGSNGINKITLNGVSTDYDQLFEINIENGRYFTSSELESGRNVVIIGSEIAKSLFPNSDPLGKTIKIRNLKYTIVGIVKREGESFMGWSSKDFSCFIPYDSFRKLYQTGTGRWNELGSTIGMKGIEGDIGLVELENETRGYLRVKRGIKPAKKDTFTINRPEAIVKAIAGLFDVLGTAGWIIGGFSMLVGGFGIANIMFVSVKERTSIIGLQKSLGAKNYFILFQFLFESIFLSLIGGLTGLLLVWLLTFAPFGSLKVVLSVKNIILGLGVSSIIGLVAGIVPAAVAARLDPVIAIRAN; this is translated from the coding sequence ATGCTAGCGTTCCGACTGATTCTGGAAAGCCTGGGCTTTGCCTGGCGAGCTCTCCGCTCTAATCTTTTACGTACCATTCTTTCTCTGTTGGGAGTAACGATTGGCATCTTTTCAATCATTGCAGTATTAACTCTTGTTGACTCACTTCAAAAAAACATTCTTGATAGCCTGAATTTCCTTGGTTCAGATGTAATCTATGTGGAGAAATGGCCTTGGACCGGTGGCAATAGCCGTGACTGGTGGAAGGAGTATATCAAGCGTCCTAACGTATCTTTTGATGAATACCGTTTCTTGAAAGCAAACATGAAACAGGCGCGTACCATTTCAATTTTTGCTGATGTGCAGCCTATTGTTGTGAAGTCCGGAAGTAACGGGATTAATAAAATTACTTTGAATGGAGTTTCAACCGACTACGATCAATTGTTTGAGATCAACATCGAAAACGGACGTTATTTTACTTCCAGCGAATTGGAAAGTGGCAGAAATGTAGTGATCATCGGATCGGAAATCGCCAAATCACTGTTCCCGAATTCAGATCCACTTGGTAAGACGATCAAGATCAGGAACCTGAAATACACCATTGTAGGGATAGTCAAACGAGAAGGGGAGAGTTTTATGGGATGGTCCAGCAAAGATTTCAGTTGCTTCATTCCTTACGATTCGTTTCGTAAGCTTTATCAAACCGGCACTGGTCGATGGAACGAGTTAGGATCCACTATCGGTATGAAAGGCATAGAAGGAGATATTGGTCTTGTCGAATTGGAAAATGAGACCAGGGGATACTTGCGCGTGAAGCGTGGGATAAAACCGGCTAAGAAGGATACGTTTACGATCAATCGGCCTGAAGCCATTGTCAAAGCTATTGCGGGCTTGTTTGATGTATTGGGCACTGCGGGATGGATCATCGGTGGATTTTCAATGCTGGTGGGAGGTTTTGGTATCGCGAACATTATGTTCGTTTCGGTGAAAGAACGTACCAGTATTATTGGTTTACAGAAATCGCTTGGCGCAAAAAATTACTTCATCCTGTTTCAGTTTTTGTTTGAATCTATTTTCCTGAGTCTTATCGGTGGCTTGACAGGCCTGCTGCTCGTGTGGTTGCTCACCTTTGCACCTTTTGGAAGCCTGAAGGTGGTGCTGTCAGTTAAAAATATTATTCTCGGCCTGGGGGTATCCTCAATAATCGGGTTAGTAGCGGGAATCGTGCCGGCAGCTGTTGCAGCCAGACTTGATCCGGTGATCGCTATTCGTGCGAACTAA